In the Marinomonas algicola genome, one interval contains:
- the betA gene encoding choline dehydrogenase, whose translation MSKETFDFIIVGAGSAGCVLADRLTESGQHKVLLLEMGGSDKSIFIQMPTALSYPMNTEKYAWQFHTDKEPGVDDREMHCPRGKVLGGSSSINGMVYVRGHAEDFNEWETSGASGWNYQTCLPYFKKAETWIQGGDIYRGDSGPLSTNNGNDMKLNPLYETFIKAGEAAGYGRTEDYNGYRQEGFGAMHMTVKNGVRASTSNAYLRRAMKRSNLTVRTKVLTHKVLFDGKNATGIEYSKEGSVEQALASKEVILSAGSIGSPQLLQLSGVGPANVLKQANVPLVHDLPGVGENLQDHLEVYFQYYCKQPVSLNSKLDLISKGMIGTRWILFKDGLGATNHFESCAFIRSRAGLKAPNIQYHFLPAAMRYDGQAAVKGHGFQVHVGPNKPESRGRVWIESNDPKAKPRILFNYLTTDQDKQDWRDCIRLTREIIAQQPFDAFRGDEIQPGKDINTDAEIDQWVKENVESAYHPSCTCKIGSDTDPMAVLDESCKVRGVEGLRVVDSSIFPTITNGNLNAPTIMVAEKAADMILEKPALASNNVDVWIHPNWETQQR comes from the coding sequence ATGTCTAAAGAAACCTTTGATTTCATTATTGTTGGTGCTGGATCGGCTGGTTGCGTACTGGCGGATCGTTTAACCGAAAGTGGGCAGCATAAAGTCCTACTACTTGAGATGGGTGGCAGTGATAAAAGCATTTTTATTCAAATGCCAACGGCCCTTTCTTACCCAATGAACACGGAGAAATATGCCTGGCAGTTTCATACGGATAAAGAGCCAGGAGTGGATGATCGTGAAATGCATTGTCCTCGTGGCAAAGTATTGGGGGGGTCCTCTTCTATTAATGGCATGGTGTATGTCCGTGGTCATGCAGAAGACTTCAATGAGTGGGAAACAAGTGGCGCGTCAGGCTGGAATTACCAAACGTGCCTACCTTATTTTAAAAAAGCGGAGACCTGGATTCAGGGAGGTGACATTTACCGTGGCGACTCGGGACCATTAAGCACCAATAATGGTAATGATATGAAGCTAAACCCGCTTTATGAGACTTTCATAAAAGCAGGTGAGGCCGCCGGTTATGGCCGAACAGAGGACTACAACGGCTATCGTCAGGAAGGCTTCGGCGCGATGCACATGACGGTTAAAAACGGTGTCCGTGCTTCCACGTCTAATGCTTATTTACGTCGCGCAATGAAACGTTCAAACCTCACTGTTCGTACTAAGGTACTGACGCATAAAGTATTGTTTGATGGTAAGAACGCCACTGGCATTGAATATTCAAAAGAAGGTTCTGTTGAACAAGCCCTCGCTTCCAAAGAAGTTATTTTGTCTGCGGGCTCCATAGGATCCCCTCAGTTACTGCAACTTTCTGGCGTTGGTCCTGCCAACGTATTAAAGCAGGCTAATGTGCCCTTGGTTCATGACTTACCTGGTGTGGGGGAAAACCTTCAAGACCATTTAGAAGTGTATTTTCAATACTACTGCAAACAGCCGGTGAGTTTGAACAGTAAACTCGACCTTATCAGTAAGGGCATGATTGGTACTCGCTGGATACTCTTTAAAGATGGGTTGGGTGCAACCAACCACTTTGAATCCTGTGCATTTATTCGTTCTCGTGCGGGCCTAAAAGCACCAAATATTCAGTACCACTTTTTACCTGCGGCCATGCGCTACGATGGTCAAGCCGCTGTAAAAGGGCACGGTTTTCAAGTCCATGTTGGACCCAATAAACCAGAAAGTCGTGGACGTGTTTGGATTGAATCAAATGATCCAAAAGCCAAACCACGTATTCTGTTTAACTATTTAACAACGGATCAAGACAAACAAGATTGGCGTGATTGCATTCGTTTAACTCGAGAGATTATTGCACAGCAGCCATTTGATGCATTTCGTGGTGATGAGATTCAACCAGGTAAAGACATTAATACGGATGCGGAAATTGATCAATGGGTAAAAGAAAACGTAGAAAGTGCCTATCACCCTTCTTGTACCTGCAAGATAGGTTCTGATACGGACCCTATGGCCGTTTTGGATGAGTCTTGCAAAGTCAGGGGCGTAGAGGGACTTCGTGTTGTGGATTCCTCTATTTTCCCTACGATTACCAATGGTAACCTCAATGCACCGACCATTATGGTTGCAGAAAAAGCCGCGGATATGATTTTAGAGAAACCGGCCTTAGCCAGTAATAATGTCGATGTTTGGATTCACCCTAACTGGGAAACTCAACAAAGATAA